The following are encoded together in the Zingiber officinale cultivar Zhangliang chromosome 8A, Zo_v1.1, whole genome shotgun sequence genome:
- the LOC122012661 gene encoding uncharacterized protein LOC122012661 produces MLVTAHAPPSFRGSSYLNNENLSSNGNAQIPITYCRKWQTSRSLTTSLGTAKTVPYTNVTDPNSVTHPYITSRKLDQINNHKENCHGHLPGCPEEFFRSRDLKTLIDLNLNQALPSGMEDVSALKQDQACYDVCNNFAGGASCQNIASNGHSKFITPNIEKKGVKELDLSACNLQEATSALQFTCHKIQGDRDSEKNGKRIIGFPIDGVNKQSSMLVSTAYMEKLLADKTKFTENDNWKFTNFSCGTKILNLQKKIQNDDSATEIGGEMNSEKFRPHINLNAEFACADDSIPSEPISEGELVVQSSHSISIFGAKDVSGTDIQTSTCQVETNIMNQDKHISSDKKDDSEKQNFCDQLARFAAENLVAISVDSNGCHNNIGCNLLCLPQFDTLRWFAKVVSHSSENLMQVDNGKNQYARSMDDDNNWHGDHDDNAGGGLDLFEAITLELEEVKVDQQCCRAKENDAKDDKENGEEVKGPDSMLFTKPRCGQGKKRRQRRDFQKDVLPGLASLSRLQVSEDLQSFWGMMKPSRRPWQVSSTKRNTDQNSQRKGRRQQRSMVITVEEVQVIHHQPSPLGNAEIGVDGSSMVGWGRTTRRCRRRRCLPGNLVGSLR; encoded by the coding sequence ATGTTAGTTACTGCTCATGCACCTCCATCCTTCAGGGGTTCATCATATCTTAATAATGAGAACTTGAGTTCCAATGGAAATGCCCAAATACCTATTACTTATTGTCGAAAATGGCAAACTAGTAGAAGCTTGACCACAAGTCTAGGAACTGCTAAAACAGTCCCTTACACCAATGTAACGGATCCTAATTCTGTTACCCATCCATACATTACATCTCGTAAGCTGGACCAGATTAATAATCATAAAGAAAATTGTCATGGTCATTTACCTGGATGCCCTGAAGAGTTTTTCCGTAGCAGAGATTTGAAGACCTTGATAGACCTGAACTTAAATCAAGCGTTACCAAGTGGTATGGAAGATGTTAGTGCACTCAAGCAGGATCAAGCCTGTTATGATGTTTGTAATAATTTTGCAGGTGGTGCATCTTGTCAGAATATAGCATCAAATGGGCATTCTAAGTTCATTACCCCTAATATAGAGAAGAAAGGGGTAAAGGAGTTGGATTTATCTGCATGCAACTTGCAGGAAGCCACATCAGCCTTGCAGTTTACATGTCATAAAATTCAGGGAGACAGAGATTCTGAGaaaaatggcaaaagaattatTGGCTTTCCTATTGATGGTGTGAATAAACAGTCCAGTATGCTTGTTTCCACTGCATATATGGAGAAACTTTTAGCTGACAAAACTAAGTTTACTGAAAATGATAACTGGAAATTCACAAATTTCTCCTGTGGaacaaaaatattgaatttgcaGAAGAAAATTCAAAATGATGATTCTGCAACTGAAATTGGTGGTGAAATGAACAGTGAAAAGTTTAGGCCTCACATTAATCTGAATGCTGAGTTTGCGTGTGCAGATGATTCTATACCTTCAGAACCAATATCTGAAGGAGAGTTGGTGGTTCAGTCATCACATTCCATATCTATTTTTGGAGCAAAAGATGTTTCTGGCACTGATATTCAAACTTCCACTTGTCAGGTTGAAACtaacattatgaatcaagataaacaCATTTCATCAGACAAGAAAGATGACTCAGAGAAACAGAATTTCTGTGATCAGCTAGCAAGATTTGCTGCTGAAAATTTAGTTGCTATCTCTGTGGATAGTAATGGCTGCCACAATAATATTGGCTGTAACCTGTTATGCCTGCCCCAATTTGATACCTTGCGTTGGTTTGCAAAGGTTGTTTCGCATAGTTCAGAGAATCTTATGCAGGTGGATAATGGTAAAAATCAGTATGCTCGATCAATGGATGATGATAATAATTGGCATGGTGATCATGATGATAATGCTGGTGGTGGTTTGGATCTGTTTGAGGCCATAACATTGGAACTCGAAGAAGTTAAGGTGGATCAACAATGTTGTAGAGCAAAAGAAAATGATGCCAAGGATGACAAAGAAAATGGGGAGGAAGTTAAAGGCCCAGATTCAATGCTCTTCACAAAGCCTCGGTGTGGCCAGGGAAAAAAGAGGAGGCAGAGGAGGGACTTCCAAAAGGATGTCTTGCCAGGCCTTGCATCACTCTCACGGCTTCAAGTTTCCGAGGATCTTCAAAGTTTCTGGGGAATGATGAAACCATCACGTAGGCCTTGGCAAGTAAGTTCAACAAAGCGAAACACTGACCAAAACTCCCAAAGAAAAGGAAGGAGACAGCAAAGGAGCATGGTGATTACAGTAGAGGAAGTTCAGGTCATCCACCATCAACCATCACCACTTGGTAATGCTGAAATAGGTGTTGATGGAAGCAGTATGGTTGGTTGGGGAAGGACGACCAGACGATGCCGGAGACGGAGATGTCTCCCTGGAAATCTTGTTGGCTCATTAAGGTAA
- the LOC122011746 gene encoding uncharacterized protein LOC122011746, whose protein sequence is MSEEAAERITISLTPELAKRKSSVEKNSTVKIGKGGSTSEERPAPHYLRASTTSCHHFCKYGVKHDFEVKKRHPVRKRFLANKDMFIDEKDEVLVANKLERGMKDYSELPPEKIIQISEFPTEKIIQLPDSPTNPEDVSVQDSIVREFGFPSSGKKTDSLVGHVPPNQNDRSSEETTSIHLLTPPSVSTSNVSDQSPNMPEGLPLKPISINLEQKAIENVIAFSEIEPTEGLSAEPVVIKLIVSSLTGHSNTSVAHTTSNQPERICEEPLKEDSSATFPIQENTASSEHTTFSEPDALSVEVPSMKPKNHKDARSAQKELANSGMTQKATPSTASKRGKKANPSLAAEANGDTTELKIENENVGTQERTEVIWHAKVMVSGTSNGNGKNPSSVRRKMVISSMADTKQMSNRNLESEITRTAKKRTSSASKTTNASAEATNPMKAKDLSLKAMCQSPSSEKHKISNISSHSGKGANSILAQSLSSLSVRSLTSEVSKKTIYKHRNIIPVPQVKIEKGAGRPRVESNESSGPKPESINLRSVKQHVMKHGEVNKSTGKDGYPRGISTVFSKNQIGKPYGRTASVPSDKSSTRHKLKFSGTKVVSLQSDKNAPRILRFRPAKIASDKQNAKEDVKAKFTVISKGQIDRQHRRTVSLHSEDKFSSPQKLKFSRGKVTSLQPEINASSILRFRRRKLASDNQNDQGDFNAKFCRSGRSISNSNTPIAKALTIVLRHQDVQEKKDTQGLLNQVIEETASKLVETRKSKVKALVGAFETVISLQEGKASPLPDPSTPLDS, encoded by the coding sequence ATGAGTGAAGAAGCAGCAGAGAGGATTACTATTTCTCTAACCCCTGAGCTAGCAAAGCGTAAAAGTTCAGTGGAAAAAAATTCAACAGTGAAAATAGGAAAGGGAGGTTCAACATCTGAAGAAAGGCCAGCTCCTCATTACCTAAGAGCCTCCACGACTTCTTGCCACCATTTTTGCAAGTATGGTGTAAAGCATGATTTTGAGGTTAAGAAAAGGCATCCTGTTCGTAAAAGATTCTTAGCTAATAAAGACATGTTTATTGATGAAAAAGATGAAGTCTTAGTTGCTAATAAGCTAGAAAGAGGAATGAAAGATTATTCAGAATTGCCACCTGAGAAGATAATTCAGATTTCTGAATTTCCAACAGAGAAGATAATCCAGCTCCCTGACTCACCTACAAATCCAGAGGACGTTTCAGTTCAAGATTCCATTGTCAGGGAGTTTGGTTTTCCTTCAAGTGGTAAGAAGACTGATTCACTTGTTGGTCATGTACCTCCAAATCAAAATGACAGATCATCAGAGGAAACAACAAGCATCCATCTACTGACCCCACCATCCGTCTCAACAAGCAATGTGTCTGATCAGTCACCTAATATGCCTGAAGGATTGCCTCTGAAACCTATAAGCATCAATCTTGAACAGAAGGCAATTGAGAATGTCATTGCCTTCAGTGAGATTGAACCGACAGAAGGATTATCAGCTGAACCTGTTGTAATAAAGCTTATTGTTTCATCATTGACTGGACATAGCAATACTTCAGTTGCACATACAACTTCCAATCAACCAGAAAGGATCTGTGAAGAGCCATTAAAGGAAGATTCGAGTGCCACATTTCCTATACAAGAAAACACTGCTTCTAGTGAGCATACTACTTTTAGTGAACCAGATGCATTGTCTGTTGAAGTGCCAAGCATGAAGCCCAAGAATCACAAGGATGCAAGATCTGCCCAGAAAGAACTTGCAAATAGTGGCATGACACAGAAAGCAACACCATCTACTGCAAGTAAGAGAGGAAAAAAGGCAAATCCCAGTCTAGCGGCCGAAGCAaatggagatacaactgagctcaAGATAGAAAACGAAAATGTCGGTACCCAAGAAAGAACTGAAGTCATATGGCATGCAAAGGTCATGGTATCTGGGACTTCAAATGGAAATGGAAAGAATCCATCATCTGTAAGAAGGAAAATGGTAATTTCTAGTATGGCAGACACTAAACAGATGAGTAACAGAAACCTTGAATCTGAGATAACCAGGACAGCCAAGAAAAGAACTTCATCAGCGTCTAAGACTACTAATGCATCTGCCGAAGCAACCAACCCCATGAAAGCCAAGGATCTCTCACTTAAAGCTATGTGTCAATCACCTTCTTCAGAAAAGCATAAGATAAGCAACATTTCGAGCCATTCAGGTAAAGGAGCGAACAGCATACTGGCACAATCCTTGAGCTCTCTATCTGTGAGATCCCTTACTAGCGAAGTTTCAAAAAAGACGATATATAAACACAGGAATATAATCCCCGTCCCACAGGTGAAAATTGAAAAGGGAGCTGGGAGACCAAGGGTAGAAAGTAATGAATCTAGTGGACCAAAACCGGAGAGCATAAATCTCAGGTCTGTGAAGCAACACGTAATGAAGCATGGAGAAGTTAATAAATCTACTGGAAAAGATGGTTACCCACGAGGAATCTCCACTGTTTTCTCCAAGAAtcaaattggtaaaccatatggAAGAACTGCAAGCGTCCCGTCAGATAAATCATCCACACGTCACAAGTTGAAATTCAGCGGAACTAAGGTAGTAAGCCTTCAATCTGACAAAAATGCGCCAAGAATACTCAGATTCAGACCGGCTAAAATAGCAAGTGACAAACAAAATGCTAAAGAAGACGTCAAGGCAAAGTTCACCGTTATCTCCAAGGGACAAATTGACAGACAACATAGAAGAACTGTGAGTCTCCACTCGGAAGATAAATTTTCCAGCCCTcagaagttaaaatttagcagaGGTAAGGTAACTAGCCTGCAACCTGAGATCAATGCATCTAGTATTCTCAGATTCAGACGTCGTAAATTGGCAAGTGACAACCAAAATGATCAAGGTGACTTCAACGCAAAGTTTTGTAGAAGTGGTCGAAGTATTTCAAACTCCAATACTCCCATCGCAAAAGCACTCACTATAGTTTTGAGacatcaagatgtgcaggaaaaGAAAGACACACAAGGTTTGCTAAATCAGGTGATCGAGGAAACTGCTAGTAAACTTGTCGAGACCAGAAAGAGCAAGGTGAAGGCCTTGGTCGGTGCCTTTGAAACTGTTATCTCTCTTCAAGAAGGCAAAGCCTCTCCTCTTCCAGATCCATCAACTCCCTTGGATTCTTAA